A single region of the Pseudomonas sp. B21-023 genome encodes:
- a CDS encoding NAD(P)/FAD-dependent oxidoreductase: MHSTDVIILGAGAAGLMCALLSAQRGRRVLVLDHANKPGKKILMSGGGRCNFTNMYTEPANFLSHNPHFCKSALARYTQWDFIELVCKHGVPYHEKKLGQLFCDNKSSDILDMLLAECDQAGAELRMNTSIDKIERTEAGYSLQTSAGPFACQSLVIATGGLSIPTLGASGFGYQVARQFGHELLPTRAGLVPFTITEPQLKALCTELSGTSLDCIASCNGTSFRENLLFTHRGLSGPAILQISSFWEAGDTVEINLLPDRNALEWLQGQQAERPNSELKTVLGEVFTRKLANLLAEQWFESKPLKQYTPAQLAQVAEKLAAWQVVPAGTEGYRTAEVTLGGVDTREVSSKTMESLKSPGLYFIGEVLDVSGHLGGFNFQWAWASANAAAQFV; this comes from the coding sequence GTGCACTCCACCGACGTGATCATCCTCGGCGCCGGCGCCGCCGGCCTGATGTGCGCCCTGCTCAGCGCCCAGCGCGGGCGCCGGGTGCTAGTGCTCGACCACGCCAACAAACCGGGCAAGAAGATCCTCATGTCCGGCGGCGGGCGCTGCAACTTCACCAACATGTACACCGAGCCGGCCAACTTCCTCTCGCACAACCCGCACTTCTGCAAGTCGGCATTGGCCCGCTACACCCAGTGGGACTTCATCGAGCTGGTGTGCAAGCACGGCGTGCCGTACCACGAGAAGAAACTCGGCCAGCTGTTCTGCGACAACAAGTCCAGCGACATCCTCGACATGCTCCTGGCCGAGTGCGACCAGGCCGGCGCCGAGCTGCGCATGAACACCAGCATCGACAAGATCGAAAGGACCGAGGCCGGCTACAGCCTGCAGACCAGCGCCGGCCCATTCGCCTGCCAGTCGCTGGTAATCGCCACCGGTGGCCTGTCGATCCCGACGCTCGGCGCCAGCGGTTTCGGCTATCAGGTCGCCCGCCAGTTCGGCCACGAACTGCTGCCGACCCGAGCCGGCCTGGTACCGTTCACCATCACCGAGCCCCAGCTCAAGGCACTGTGTACCGAGCTGTCCGGCACCTCGCTGGACTGCATCGCCAGCTGCAATGGCACCAGCTTTCGCGAGAACCTGCTGTTTACCCACCGTGGCCTGAGCGGGCCAGCGATCCTGCAGATCTCATCGTTCTGGGAAGCCGGCGACACCGTCGAAATCAACCTGCTACCTGATCGCAACGCCTTGGAATGGCTGCAAGGCCAACAAGCCGAGCGTCCCAATAGCGAGCTGAAGACCGTGCTGGGCGAGGTGTTCACTCGCAAGCTGGCTAACTTGCTGGCCGAGCAGTGGTTCGAGTCCAAGCCACTGAAGCAATACACCCCTGCGCAGCTGGCGCAGGTCGCCGAAAAATTGGCGGCCTGGCAAGTAGTGCCGGCGGGGACCGAAGGCTATCGCACCGCGGAAGTGACCTTGGGCGGCGTGGATACCCGCGAAGTGTCTTCGAAAACCATGGAATCGCTGAAAAGCCCGGGGCTGTACTTCATCGGCGAAGTACTGGATGTCAGCGGGCACCTGGGCGGTTTCAACTTCCAGTGGGCCTGGGCCTCGGCCAACGCGGCGGCGCAGTTCGTGTAG